The genomic region AGTATGCCCGGATGGGATACTCCTTTGTTATGGAAGCCGCCATGCCCCCGCTCCTCGCCCCCCACGTGCACGAGGAGATCCACGACACCCCCATCATTGATGAAGCGGCACTGCCGGTCTTTGCCAACAACTGGTTCGTCATGGACTACCTGAGGCAGGGCGAAGTCGAGAACACGGCAGCCTACATTGCCTGGCTCCTCAAGGCCACAAAAGGCTATGGCATCAAGCTCGTCAACCCCGGCGGCACTGCTGCCTGGGCATGGGGTCTCAACTGCTTAAGCCTCAACGACTCGGTTCCGTTCTTCGAGATCACGCCTGGCGAGATCATCAAGGGCCTCATCGAGGCAAACGAGTACCTCGGCCTCCCGCACTCCATCCACCTCCACCAGAACAATCTCGGCAACCCCGGCAACTACCCGGACACCATCGAAGCCCTCAAACTCGCCGAAGGTGTCGAGACTAAGAACAAGTTCGGCCGTGAATCGGTCCTGCACTCCACCCACCTCCAGTTCCACTCGTACGGCGGGGAAGGCTGGAAGGACTTCTGCTCCAAGTCAAAGGAAGTCATGGACTACATCAACAAGCAGAAGAACATCACCTTCGATCTCGGCTGCGTAACGCTGGACGAGACCACAACCATGACCGCGGACGGCCCGTTCGAGCACCACCTCCACGGCCTCAACCACCTCAAGTGGACCAATGTCGATGTCGAGATGGAGACTGCCGCAGGTATCGTCCCCTACATCTATGACAAGGACGTCCTGCCCAATGCAATCCAGTGGGCAACCGGTCTGGAACTCGCCCTCTTTGCAAAGGACATGAACCGCTGCTTCCTCACCACCGACCACCCGAACGCAGGACCGTTCACAAGGTACCCCCGCATCATCAAGTGGCTCATGAGCAAGAAGGCCCGCGAGGCAACCCTTGCCTCCATGAAGAACACCGACAAGGTCATCAATGCAACTTATATCCACGGAATCGATCGCGAACTCTCGCTCTACGAGATCGCCCAGATGACCCGGTCCGGCCCGGCGAGGAGCCTCGGCCTCTCCAGCACCTACGGAGGTCTCGCACCCGGCATGAACGGGGATGTGTCAATCTTCGACCTCAACTACAAGAACCTGCCAAGCGATGCCGAGAAGATCGAGACTGCATTCCAGCGGGCAGTCTGCTTCATCAAGGATGGCGAGATCGTTGTCAAGGATGGCGAAGTTGTCAGCCACGGCCACAAGAAGACGGTCTGGGTCAAGGTCAAGATGCCCGAGAACCCGCAGGTCACCCGGGATGTCAGCCAGGCATTCCACCAGGGAACCTACACGGTCGATATCAGCAACTACCCGGTCCGGGAATACCTTGCCCCGCACCAGTCTGTCATTGACGTGAATGTGGAGGCCTGAGGGATCATGGCAACGGTAACATTAAAACCCATCAAGGTCCCCGAACTCATGTTCGAGGGCTACA from uncultured Methanoregula sp. harbors:
- a CDS encoding formylmethanofuran dehydrogenase subunit A is translated as MSSGEFIVKGGFVIDPTRKIDGDVGDVAIKDGKIVEKVGSSAKVIDAKGKIVMAGGVDIHSHVAGPKVNAGRLMRPEDKLRSGVCLSGMAQKNGYRMESGFSIPSVFKTGYEYARMGYSFVMEAAMPPLLAPHVHEEIHDTPIIDEAALPVFANNWFVMDYLRQGEVENTAAYIAWLLKATKGYGIKLVNPGGTAAWAWGLNCLSLNDSVPFFEITPGEIIKGLIEANEYLGLPHSIHLHQNNLGNPGNYPDTIEALKLAEGVETKNKFGRESVLHSTHLQFHSYGGEGWKDFCSKSKEVMDYINKQKNITFDLGCVTLDETTTMTADGPFEHHLHGLNHLKWTNVDVEMETAAGIVPYIYDKDVLPNAIQWATGLELALFAKDMNRCFLTTDHPNAGPFTRYPRIIKWLMSKKAREATLASMKNTDKVINATYIHGIDRELSLYEIAQMTRSGPARSLGLSSTYGGLAPGMNGDVSIFDLNYKNLPSDAEKIETAFQRAVCFIKDGEIVVKDGEVVSHGHKKTVWVKVKMPENPQVTRDVSQAFHQGTYTVDISNYPVREYLAPHQSVIDVNVEA